A window of Rosa rugosa chromosome 7, drRosRugo1.1, whole genome shotgun sequence genomic DNA:
gacgaaggggtcggacattccaccgtaatgcgccatctttggggtttttgcatatgccggtctgacagcctgcagaatggcagcggtgaagggcccgggtctggaagcgaaaagcggattctgagttggcgccggGACAcctgactccgcccggatcaacctctgctccaactggtgcatcctttccaatatctgggcggttgcatcgttggtggaatcagcctgAACAACCCGCTGGGACAGCCCGCGCCTTGGCACAGGCGGGACATTCGCGGTCCTCgtctccgagcggttggtgtgcgggagtgattccgcctcttgCTCCAACATgggttggggtatgggcggtggtcccattcctaCTAACTCGGGCGGGTTTAGCGGCacttgcatctgtatgaccggccccgGCCCCAACGACCCGGTGCCGGGTCGGCTGTGCCTGGTGCTATGTGATTGCTCGCCCTGTGCTGGGTGGGCGGTGGCCTCCAATGTCTTCTTTAATTCCTCgaaacgtgtcatgagcgtagccacctgccgctgggcctcagccttttccttgcgttCCGCCTCACGCtccttgtttgccttgtgaagatccgccagtgccagctcgtacatagtgacgagatcttggacCGGCGGACGGCTGCTGctcggatttgcctcaccgccggggttggccggggttgtgaatagtgcgcggttaacgcctactgctgggtcgggaagttgggggacggcgggatggtctgcctgctcttcagcgtttcccccgctaccgttagtcatggtgattgtggtgggatggccttttgttcaagggttcccacagacggcgccaatgttaatgtctaaaagttcggcggtagctgaacctttgttaacgctgatccggtgggcggatcgatacttagtgttctcAGAGCCTCCGttgcctgtcaagtaaaatacaaaggggcgtcagagggagaccgcgctgggcggtcttcaactctccgatgcctaagttagtcaatgtatttatgttgacagagtaacagtaggtaaagtattgaatgcgtaattaatgaggagagaggagaggaccttttataggtgaggaagaggttgatcttctctttgttttcgatgtgggactgatatgcttcagttcccagtttcagaagcttctgatgccatcttggcgcggcgcgtggcggcgcgtcgtcgccgatctggaggtggtccgacgttggggctgtagcccgcctggcggtgtgtctgcatgtcattcccttggttggaattagtgcctttggcggtacaatgagcgtagcccattagagctaattatgcttgcaaatgtacatgtatgtacagtcgttacctaaatccaccttcgagaaacatgtgaagagcatcggattgagaaagttatccgaactcccacgattgtagcaatcagggggagatatcgacatcagggggagctatgatgtctacatgttcgatctcgaagagtgaaggacgtgttgtgctctttttgtccttcgaccagggttatttttatcccacagggtttttgttacctggcaaggtttttaacgaggcaacggatgaagcgtcaccaccaagtttgaagcggcacaagggggagtgttgaaggaaaatcgacttagtgtgccttatcaaactaggagtagtaataggagagaaggttctagaattcctaatcatagatggattagtattccttgtaacattagaatatgtactttgtaatccctatatatagggctcctattctcaataatatgttggacaattctctctacaatttctctc
This region includes:
- the LOC133720792 gene encoding uncharacterized protein LOC133720792, coding for MTNGSGGNAEEQADHPAVPQLPDPAVGVNRALFTTPANPGGEANPSSSRPPVQDLVTMYELALADLHKANKEREAERKEKAEAQRQVATLMTRFEELKKTLEATAHPAQGEQSHSTRHSRPGTGSLGPGPVIQMQVPLNPPELVGMGPPPIPQPMLEQEAESLPHTNRSETRTANVPPVPRRGLSQRVVQADSTNDATAQILERMHQLEQRLIRAESGVPAPTQNPLFASRPGPFTAAILQAVRPAYAKTPKMAHYGGMSDPFVHMDTFKKVTNNKGFDDATLCHLFSETLDGEAMNWFFECPPGSVSSFTALSHAFLSRFILLSAGHHNTSQLFSVKQGEDESLKAFVTRWRAAASQCRDLDKTMASAAFRKGLLKGPFLYHLNYNHPNATYDHVMSEAVIHAQAEFITYGEIPPPPTPKSAQPSSSHKETASKTPSAPSTDKKREWPQGHHQSKRQKDQQYHKGNRPTHGDNRNKQAESSQRKM